In a genomic window of Arthrobacter woluwensis:
- a CDS encoding carbohydrate ABC transporter permease, with protein sequence MKQQRWLPWVFLAPTIAGMGIFTLIPIVASIVLAFFHWDIISAPEFVGFANFAEVAQSPTVQVSFVNTILFVVVAVALQLGIALGLAVLVTEKLPNWLRSFFRSALFFPLVLSAASVSIFMKYLFNEKFGVVNWLLSLLNIPSVPWLTSPTGSAAVIVLVYVWQNFGFSFLLFLGGLASIPTETYEAASLDGATGWRKLVQITLPLLSPTTLVASVMAIISALQVFDQPYVLTGGGPGDSTRTAVMVIFETAFQRLEFGQASALGVILTIIIMLITAAQFRLSKRFVFYQ encoded by the coding sequence ATGAAACAACAACGCTGGCTCCCGTGGGTCTTCCTGGCACCCACCATCGCGGGCATGGGCATCTTCACGCTCATCCCGATCGTGGCCTCGATCGTCCTGGCCTTCTTCCACTGGGACATCATCTCCGCCCCCGAATTCGTGGGCTTCGCCAACTTCGCCGAAGTGGCCCAGAGCCCCACGGTCCAGGTCTCGTTCGTCAACACGATCCTCTTCGTGGTGGTGGCCGTGGCGCTGCAGCTGGGCATCGCCCTCGGTCTGGCCGTCCTGGTCACCGAGAAGCTCCCCAACTGGCTCCGCAGCTTCTTCCGCAGCGCGCTGTTCTTCCCGCTCGTCCTCTCGGCCGCCTCGGTGTCCATCTTCATGAAGTACCTCTTCAATGAGAAGTTCGGCGTGGTGAACTGGCTGCTGTCCCTGCTCAATATCCCCTCGGTGCCCTGGCTCACGAGCCCCACGGGATCCGCGGCCGTGATCGTCCTGGTCTACGTGTGGCAGAACTTCGGCTTCTCCTTCCTGCTCTTCCTGGGCGGCCTGGCGTCGATCCCCACCGAGACTTACGAAGCGGCGTCCCTCGACGGCGCGACCGGCTGGCGCAAGCTCGTCCAGATCACCCTGCCCCTCCTCAGCCCCACCACCCTGGTGGCGTCGGTCATGGCGATCATCTCGGCGCTCCAGGTCTTCGACCAGCCCTACGTCCTCACCGGCGGCGGACCGGGTGACTCCACCCGCACCGCGGTCATGGTGATCTTCGAGACCGCGTTCCAGCGCCTCGAATTCGGCCAGGCCTCGGCTCTGGGCGTCATCCTGACCATCATCATCATGCTGATCAC